A window of Ascaphus truei isolate aAscTru1 chromosome 16, aAscTru1.hap1, whole genome shotgun sequence contains these coding sequences:
- the CLDN2 gene encoding claudin-2 codes for MVSMGLQMVGYILSILGMSGTIIATLLPTWKVNSFIGASIVTAMGFSKGLWMECATYSTGITQCDVYSTMLGLPADTQAAQALMVTSCVLSIVASLFSVFGMRCTIFSQGSPGKDRMAVAGGSLFILSGVLCLVPICWNLHSILRDFYNPVVPDTLKYDIGTALYMGILASILSVLGGALLCASCPPKEQDYSFYNKYQGRALVADKRQATDSMAQTSKREQSGYSLTGYV; via the coding sequence ATGGTGTCTATGGGCCTGCAGATGGTGGGCTACATCCTAAGCATCCTGGGTATGAGTGGCACAATCATTGCCACACTCCTGCCCACCTGGAAGGTCAACTCATTCATTGGTGCTAGCATCGTGACGGCCATGGGCTTCTCCAAGGGATTGTGGATGGAGTGTGCCACATACAGCACAGGCATCACACAGTGTGACGTCTACAGCACCATGCTGGGGCTACCTGCTGATACCCAGGCTGCCCAGGCTCTCATGGTCACCTCCTGCGTTCTCTCCATTGTCGCCAGCCTCTTCTCCGTTTTTGGCATGAGGTGCACCATCTTCTCCCAAGGGTCTCCCGGAAAGGACAGGATGGCTGTGGCTGGGGGGAGCCTCTTCATCCTCAGTGGGGTCCTGTGCCTGGTGCCCATCTGCTGGAACCTTCACTCCATCCTACGGGACTTCTACAACCCCGTGGTGCCAGACACTCTGAAATATGATATCGGAACTGCCCTCTACATGGGCATCCTGGCTTCCATCCTCTCTGTGCTGGGTGGTGCCCTGCTCTGTGCCTCCTGCCCACCCAAGGAACAAGACTACTCGTTCTACAACAAGTACCAGGGAAGAGCATTGGTGGCAGACAAGAGGCAGGCCACGGACAGCATGGCACAGACCTCCAAGAGGGAGCAGAGTGGGTATAGCCTCACTGGGTACGTGTAG